The nucleotide window CAGCGGGAAGTCCGAAGAGTCGTACTCCGAGTCCGCGCCGCCGCCGAACAGGGCGCGCTCGGCGCCGTGCTCCAGCCACTCGCGCGATCCGAAGAGGTCGATCTGCCAGCCGATGAGCTGCGACGCGAGCCGCACGTTCTGCCCGGCGCGGCCGATGGCCAGCGAGAGCTGGTCGTCGTCCACGATGGCCGTCATGGTCCGGGCCTCGTAGTCCGACACCACCTTGGCGACGCGGGCCGGGGCCAGCGCGCGCTTGGCGTACACTTCCGGGTCCGGGTGCCACGGCACGATGTCGATGCGCTCGCCGCCCAGCTCCTGCACAACGGCGCGCACTCGCGATCCCTTGAGGCCCACGCAGGCGCCCACCGGGTCGATCGACTCGTCGCGCGAGGAGACGGCCAGCTTGCTGCGCCCGCCGACCTCGCGGGCGCTGCCGCGGATCTCCACGATGCCCTGCTGGATCTCCGGCACCTCCAGGCGGAAGAGCGCGGCCACGAAGAGCGGGTCGGCGCGGGAGAGGATGAGGCGCGGCCCCTTGGGCGTCTCCTCCACCTTCTTCAGCACCGCGCGGATCGTCTCGCCCTGGCGGAACCGCTCGCGCGGGTTCTGCTCCTTCCACGGGATGATGGCGTCGGCCTCGCGGGCGCGGTTGAGCAGGACGACCAGCTTGCCGCGCTCCACCTGCTGCACCTCGCCGCTGAGCAGCTCGCCCACGCGCCCCTCGTACTCGTCGCGGATCTTCTGGCGCTCGCCCTCGCGGACGCGCTGCAGGATGCGCTGCTTGGCCGCCATCACGGCGTTGCGCCCGAACTGCGCGAACTCGACCGGCA belongs to Longimicrobiaceae bacterium and includes:
- the nusA gene encoding transcription termination factor NusA; amino-acid sequence: MNNATQILAAFREMTANKALSRDELYDLIKDGILAALAKRYGPNVEAEIEIDEGTGRIGIVVLKEVVAEVEDPSREISLEEARWDDPDFEVGDMMEVPVEFAQFGRNAVMAAKQRILQRVREGERQKIRDEYEGRVGELLSGEVQQVERGKLVVLLNRAREADAIIPWKEQNPRERFRQGETIRAVLKKVEETPKGPRLILSRADPLFVAALFRLEVPEIQQGIVEIRGSAREVGGRSKLAVSSRDESIDPVGACVGLKGSRVRAVVQELGGERIDIVPWHPDPEVYAKRALAPARVAKVVSDYEARTMTAIVDDDQLSLAIGRAGQNVRLASQLIGWQIDLFGSREWLEHGAERALFGGGADSEYDSSDFPLRDLDLAPATLAALEAAGYTTFFDVIDLDRDDLLRIPAIGEAEADRLVAFIEEMTVEEDEAAAPAPAQAPEAAEDLTSSGGAENLPV